In one window of Desulforhabdus amnigena DNA:
- a CDS encoding DUF2950 domain-containing protein produces the protein MFFFAQNRRKNSRRHFASFLFVTVGVAFSLLANNALAAKAKPAQFSSPEEAVAAMVSALQENDENKLLTIFGPEGEQIISSGDEVADESGREHFLKMYTEKNLLLHESDKRVVLQVGNEDWPLPIPIVKEGKSWRFDIKEGKEELLNRRIGKNELSAIQVCLAYVEAQREYSEKDANGDGTMDYAMKLMSEEGKKDGLYWETQEGEEPSPLGPLMAKARNEGYSDKQSNEDPTPYYGYLYKILTAQGPHAPDGACDYVVQGKMIGGFALVAYPAQYGSSGVMTFIVNHDGIVYQKDLGPKTDSLAGAMEKFDPDKTWKKVEM, from the coding sequence ATGTTTTTCTTCGCACAAAATAGAAGAAAGAATTCCAGGAGGCATTTTGCTTCGTTCCTTTTTGTCACGGTGGGAGTGGCTTTTAGCCTGTTGGCAAACAATGCCCTGGCAGCAAAGGCAAAGCCAGCCCAATTTTCATCGCCTGAAGAGGCTGTGGCGGCCATGGTAAGTGCGTTGCAGGAAAATGACGAAAATAAGCTTCTCACAATCTTCGGACCAGAGGGAGAACAAATCATCTCATCGGGTGATGAGGTGGCAGATGAGAGCGGGCGGGAGCATTTCCTGAAAATGTATACGGAAAAAAATCTGCTCTTGCATGAAAGCGACAAAAGGGTGGTCCTTCAGGTGGGTAACGAAGACTGGCCGCTTCCCATCCCCATCGTGAAGGAAGGGAAATCATGGCGTTTTGATATTAAAGAGGGCAAAGAGGAACTGCTCAACCGGAGAATCGGAAAGAATGAATTGAGCGCCATCCAGGTCTGTCTGGCATATGTTGAAGCTCAGCGCGAATATTCGGAAAAGGACGCCAATGGGGACGGAACGATGGACTATGCCATGAAACTCATGAGTGAAGAAGGCAAGAAGGACGGTCTGTACTGGGAAACTCAGGAAGGTGAAGAACCGAGCCCCCTTGGTCCTCTTATGGCAAAGGCCAGGAATGAAGGCTATTCCGATAAGCAATCAAACGAAGATCCCACACCCTATTATGGATATCTTTACAAGATCCTCACGGCTCAGGGCCCCCATGCACCGGACGGTGCATGCGACTATGTGGTCCAAGGGAAGATGATCGGTGGATTTGCACTCGTCGCTTATCCGGCCCAATATGGATCGTCCGGGGTCATGACTTTTATCGTCAACCACGATGGCATTGTGTACCAAAAGGACCTGGGTCCCAAGACAGATTCCCTGGCAGGGGCCATGGAAAAATTCGATCCCGACAAGACATGGAAAAAAGTGGAAATGTAG
- a CDS encoding DUF3300 domain-containing protein, with the protein MNKKTVPMKLLIGFLALMLAAPSGTMGQNSEATPVFNQEQLDQMLAPIALYPDNLLAQILMAATYPIEVVQADRWVRANKNLKGQKLLDAAEKMDWDPSVKALVQFPEILSMMSDQLDWTQDLGDAFLAQEADVMDTVQKLRARAADQGNLKSTDQQKVIVEEKIIRIEPANPEVIYVPTYDPAVVYGSWWYPSYPPAVVYPYYPAGAIIATGLISFAAGVAVGSYWDHGWGYWGWRSHDVHVNINRHINMHRWDYRTRGINTVRWQHDARHRKGVAYRDAYNRERYGRRGVRSFDGRRDYRGYDWRGTERRYGDSIHQRDTIQRRPSKAPVRPEGAPRINRPPDSTRRGFEQRRETRSSQQLRRTGDMRRTQQFQGQRFEQRGRSSAFEGMGRGSEIRMQADRGRSSRQQMSTGRFGGGGGRAGRGRR; encoded by the coding sequence ATGAATAAAAAAACTGTACCTATGAAACTTCTCATAGGATTCCTTGCCTTGATGCTGGCTGCGCCCTCCGGGACTATGGGGCAAAACTCCGAGGCAACGCCGGTATTCAACCAGGAACAACTGGACCAGATGCTGGCGCCCATCGCCCTCTACCCGGATAATTTGCTTGCACAAATCCTCATGGCCGCCACCTACCCTATCGAGGTGGTCCAGGCGGACCGGTGGGTCAGGGCAAACAAGAATCTAAAAGGCCAGAAACTCCTTGACGCAGCCGAGAAAATGGACTGGGATCCGAGCGTGAAGGCCCTCGTGCAATTCCCGGAAATCCTCAGCATGATGAGCGACCAACTGGACTGGACACAAGATCTGGGGGATGCCTTCCTGGCTCAAGAAGCGGATGTCATGGACACGGTCCAGAAATTGCGGGCCAGGGCGGCCGACCAGGGGAACCTGAAATCGACCGATCAGCAGAAAGTCATTGTGGAAGAAAAGATCATTCGGATCGAACCGGCCAATCCTGAAGTCATCTACGTCCCTACATACGACCCGGCAGTGGTTTACGGATCCTGGTGGTATCCCTCATATCCTCCGGCAGTGGTTTACCCCTATTATCCAGCGGGAGCCATTATAGCCACAGGACTGATTTCGTTCGCCGCCGGTGTTGCCGTGGGAAGCTACTGGGACCACGGATGGGGTTACTGGGGCTGGCGCTCACATGATGTGCATGTCAATATAAACCGCCATATCAATATGCATCGATGGGATTACAGAACCCGAGGCATCAATACCGTCAGATGGCAGCATGATGCGCGGCATCGTAAGGGTGTGGCTTATCGGGACGCATACAACAGGGAGCGCTATGGGCGGAGAGGTGTGAGAAGCTTCGACGGCAGGCGCGACTATCGTGGCTACGACTGGAGAGGAACCGAAAGGCGGTATGGGGATTCAATCCACCAGAGGGATACGATACAACGCAGACCATCCAAAGCTCCGGTACGCCCCGAAGGTGCCCCCCGCATCAACCGGCCTCCCGATTCTACACGAAGGGGTTTCGAGCAACGCAGAGAAACCCGATCCTCACAACAACTGAGACGTACTGGAGATATGAGGCGGACTCAACAATTCCAGGGCCAGAGGTTCGAACAGCGCGGGAGATCGAGCGCTTTTGAAGGAATGGGGCGCGGCAGCGAAATTCGGATGCAGGCCGACCGCGGCAGATCGAGCCGGCAACAAATGTCCACAGGAAGATTTGGCGGTGGTGGAGGCCGTGCAGGAAGAGGACGCCGGTAA
- a CDS encoding YcbK family protein, with translation MGIDGMLPEILSGKLKAMENGGAMFDLRFSRLFLFCLMLFFLSPPVWAEKGPDRFFLMGDGSIHIKNVRSGQDASITLLTPDGDLNEEGFNKVDELFGFPTWEKEEHISPRLIFMLDYFSDLVAPGKVIQLESGYRSPEYNSSLRNSGGNVAKTSQHIDGMALDFSIEGVNGKELWEIIRSRNCCGVGHYGGSSIHLDSARPRFWEAATSKVKTGESDYNRRIYVSSDYDRYRPGDAVRLSFSSVSVFGFGIGRTVSFVNDSEGSHTVAAAQIRNQEDDDCILIKDRKASRFIHLSVPPALREGKYRMKVDFCRRPFEQMPEWTLSNEIEISKSGP, from the coding sequence ATGGGCATTGACGGTATGCTTCCGGAAATTCTCTCAGGAAAGCTGAAAGCCATGGAAAATGGAGGAGCCATGTTCGATCTTCGATTCTCTCGTTTGTTTCTGTTCTGCCTTATGCTCTTTTTTCTTTCCCCTCCGGTTTGGGCTGAGAAGGGGCCTGACCGTTTTTTTCTCATGGGGGATGGCAGCATTCATATCAAGAACGTGCGTAGTGGGCAGGATGCCTCCATCACGCTCCTCACTCCGGATGGGGACCTGAATGAGGAAGGCTTCAACAAGGTCGATGAGCTTTTCGGTTTCCCGACCTGGGAAAAGGAGGAACACATCTCTCCGAGGCTGATTTTCATGCTCGATTATTTTTCCGACCTGGTTGCCCCCGGGAAGGTGATCCAGCTGGAATCCGGCTACCGCAGCCCGGAATACAACTCCAGCCTTCGGAATTCAGGAGGAAATGTCGCCAAGACGAGCCAGCACATAGACGGCATGGCGCTCGATTTCAGCATAGAAGGCGTGAACGGCAAGGAACTGTGGGAGATCATCCGGAGCAGAAATTGCTGCGGTGTCGGACATTACGGAGGATCGAGCATCCACCTGGATTCAGCGAGGCCCCGGTTCTGGGAGGCAGCAACCTCGAAAGTGAAAACGGGCGAGAGCGACTACAACCGAAGGATTTATGTCTCTTCGGATTATGACCGATATCGGCCCGGCGACGCAGTGCGGCTTTCATTTTCCTCGGTCAGTGTTTTCGGCTTTGGGATCGGACGTACCGTTTCCTTCGTAAATGATTCCGAAGGATCCCATACCGTCGCGGCGGCTCAGATCCGGAACCAGGAGGATGACGACTGCATTCTGATAAAAGACAGGAAGGCTTCCCGCTTCATTCATCTCTCCGTACCACCGGCATTGCGTGAGGGTAAGTACAGGATGAAAGTCGATTTTTGCCGGCGGCCTTTCGAGCAGATGCCGGAATGGACGCTTTCCAACGAGATCGAAATCAGTAAGAGTGGACCTTGA
- the groES gene encoding co-chaperone GroES, which produces MKLKPLHDRIVVKRMEEEEKTAGGIIIPDTAKEKPQQGKVMAVGEGKFTENGNRTPLSVKEGDRILFGKYAGTEIKVEGEEFLIMREDDVLAIVQ; this is translated from the coding sequence ATGAAACTTAAGCCATTGCATGATCGGATTGTCGTGAAGCGCATGGAGGAAGAGGAAAAGACCGCTGGAGGGATCATTATACCCGACACTGCGAAGGAAAAGCCCCAACAGGGGAAAGTGATGGCGGTGGGTGAGGGCAAGTTCACGGAAAACGGCAACCGGACTCCTCTCAGCGTGAAGGAAGGCGACCGCATCCTCTTTGGCAAGTATGCGGGAACCGAAATCAAGGTCGAGGGTGAAGAGTTCCTCATCATGCGCGAGGACGATGTGCTGGCCATTGTGCAGTAG
- the groL gene encoding chaperonin GroEL (60 kDa chaperone family; promotes refolding of misfolded polypeptides especially under stressful conditions; forms two stacked rings of heptamers to form a barrel-shaped 14mer; ends can be capped by GroES; misfolded proteins enter the barrel where they are refolded when GroES binds) gives MAAKEIKYYAEARDRIMNGVNILADAVKVTLGPKGRNVVIEKSFGSPLVTKDGVTVAKEIELADKFENMGAQMVKEVASKTSDVAGDGTTTATILAQAIYREGSKLVAAGHNPMALKRGIEKAVDASVKELKNISKPIKDQREISQVGTISANNDSTIGGIIAEAMSKVGKEGVITVEEAKSMETTLEVVEGMQFDRGYISPYFVTDPERMEAVLEEPYILTYEKKISNMKDLLPILEQIAKMGKPLIIIAEDVEGEALATLVVNKLRGTLKVCAVKAPGFGDRRKAMLQDIAILTGGQLISEDIGVKLENITLNDLGQCKTIRVDKENTTIVDGAGSREAIEGRIKQIRAQIEETTSDYDREKLQERLAKIVGGVAVIKVGAATEVEMKEKKARVEDALNATRAAVEEGIVPGGGVALLRCIPVLDKIGATGEEAFGVKIVKRALEEPVRQIANNAGLEGSVVVERVRSGNGAFGFNAETETYGDLVEAGVIDPTKVVRFALQNASSVAALMLTTEAMVAEKPKKKEPMHPMPGGGMEDMY, from the coding sequence ATGGCTGCAAAGGAAATCAAGTATTATGCCGAAGCCAGGGACAGGATCATGAACGGTGTCAACATCCTCGCCGATGCGGTCAAGGTCACCCTGGGACCCAAGGGCCGCAACGTGGTCATCGAAAAGAGCTTCGGCTCGCCCCTTGTTACGAAGGACGGCGTTACGGTAGCCAAGGAAATCGAACTGGCCGACAAGTTCGAGAACATGGGGGCCCAGATGGTCAAAGAGGTGGCCAGCAAAACCTCGGACGTGGCGGGCGACGGGACCACGACAGCAACCATCCTTGCCCAGGCCATCTACCGTGAAGGCTCCAAGTTGGTCGCCGCGGGACACAACCCCATGGCCTTGAAGCGCGGTATCGAAAAGGCCGTGGATGCCTCCGTTAAAGAGTTGAAAAACATCAGTAAGCCCATCAAGGACCAGAGGGAAATCTCTCAAGTGGGCACCATCAGCGCCAACAACGATTCCACCATCGGCGGGATCATCGCCGAAGCCATGAGCAAGGTGGGAAAAGAGGGCGTCATAACGGTTGAAGAGGCCAAGAGCATGGAGACTACTCTTGAGGTAGTCGAAGGCATGCAGTTCGACCGCGGCTACATCTCTCCGTATTTTGTGACCGACCCAGAGCGCATGGAAGCGGTTCTCGAAGAGCCTTATATCCTTACTTACGAAAAGAAGATAAGCAACATGAAGGACCTGCTTCCCATCCTGGAGCAGATCGCCAAGATGGGCAAGCCGCTTATCATCATTGCAGAGGATGTGGAGGGCGAAGCCCTGGCAACCCTGGTCGTGAACAAGCTGCGGGGTACATTGAAAGTGTGTGCCGTCAAAGCACCAGGCTTCGGCGACAGGCGCAAAGCCATGCTCCAGGATATCGCCATCCTCACGGGCGGCCAATTGATTTCTGAAGACATCGGAGTCAAGCTCGAGAACATTACTCTGAACGATCTCGGCCAGTGCAAGACCATCAGGGTGGACAAGGAGAATACCACTATTGTGGATGGCGCCGGAAGCCGTGAAGCCATCGAAGGTCGCATCAAACAGATCCGGGCTCAAATCGAAGAGACCACGAGTGATTACGACCGCGAGAAGCTTCAGGAGCGCTTGGCAAAAATCGTTGGCGGCGTCGCGGTGATCAAGGTCGGAGCCGCCACTGAGGTAGAGATGAAGGAAAAGAAGGCCCGTGTCGAAGACGCTTTGAACGCGACCCGTGCGGCCGTCGAGGAGGGTATCGTTCCCGGAGGCGGTGTGGCGCTCCTTCGCTGCATTCCCGTTCTGGATAAAATAGGGGCCACGGGGGAGGAGGCCTTTGGTGTCAAGATCGTGAAGCGCGCTCTCGAAGAACCCGTGCGCCAGATCGCCAACAATGCCGGCCTTGAGGGCTCTGTTGTGGTCGAGCGGGTCAGGAGCGGAAACGGCGCTTTCGGCTTCAACGCCGAAACGGAAACATACGGCGATCTCGTCGAAGCGGGAGTCATCGATCCGACCAAGGTAGTACGCTTCGCTCTGCAGAATGCATCCAGCGTGGCTGCCCTGATGCTCACTACGGAGGCCATGGTCGCCGAAAAGCCTAAGAAGAAAGAACCTATGCATCCTATGCCCGGCGGCGGCATGGAAGACATGTACTAA
- a CDS encoding Hsp20/alpha crystallin family protein, whose product MDLKKLAPWNWFRKEEEEQPISLPVQRHGQLRSYSPIAQFHQEIDRMFDNFFRGFSFPSIGFGREHAPLVQSEWFKPMLDVAAGDKEYTISVELPGVDEKDVQLELSEDTLVIKGEKKQEREEKDKNYYRMERSYGSFQRVLSLPEDADQDGIGAEYRNGILKVTIPRKVGPKKESRQITIKTG is encoded by the coding sequence ATGGATCTGAAAAAGCTTGCACCCTGGAACTGGTTCAGGAAGGAAGAGGAGGAACAGCCCATATCACTTCCTGTGCAGCGTCATGGCCAGCTGCGCTCTTACAGTCCCATTGCGCAGTTTCACCAGGAAATCGATCGGATGTTCGACAACTTCTTCCGTGGATTCAGTTTCCCTTCCATTGGTTTTGGCAGAGAACATGCCCCGCTGGTTCAAAGCGAGTGGTTCAAGCCCATGCTGGATGTCGCGGCTGGCGACAAGGAATATACGATCTCTGTCGAACTGCCCGGAGTGGATGAAAAGGACGTTCAGCTGGAGCTTTCGGAGGACACCCTGGTGATCAAAGGCGAAAAGAAACAGGAAAGGGAGGAAAAAGACAAGAACTACTACCGGATGGAGCGCTCTTACGGTTCCTTCCAAAGGGTACTGTCTCTGCCTGAAGATGCAGACCAGGATGGCATTGGTGCCGAATACAGGAACGGTATCTTGAAGGTCACAATCCCCCGCAAGGTAGGGCCGAAGAAAGAATCCAGGCAGATCACCATCAAGACCGGATGA
- a CDS encoding aspartate--ammonia ligase — translation MTDKKSDLAGPGISTYEEVDKILPRNYEALLGPKERMKALFKIKNFIEENLCRELNLFMVQVPLIVTKESGINDYLDRDGSRTPIEFPCGLGLEKRIEAQVVQAATKWKRMALKQFGCEVGEGICTDMRAVRKDYFLDHDHSAYVDQWDWERVITKDMRNLDFLRDVVERIWSVIYEAGQMVKKDFPRLDTDKYPDIPKKLEFFHAEEILERYPDLTRKQRETIMVREVHPAIFIIGIGYVLEDGYPHEMRAADYDDWITPTIKKNGKQFHGLNGDILVWNPVTKRRHELTSMGIRVTKETMVQQLKEAGQEHFLQLPYHQAILNDEIPLSIGGGIGQSRTFMYLLRTAHIGEVSTTVWPDVLKAICKRKNIHVLE, via the coding sequence ATGACAGATAAGAAATCGGATCTAGCAGGGCCCGGCATCAGCACTTATGAAGAAGTGGACAAAATCCTTCCACGCAATTATGAGGCGTTGTTGGGTCCCAAGGAGAGGATGAAGGCACTATTCAAGATAAAAAATTTTATTGAAGAAAACTTGTGCAGGGAACTCAACCTTTTTATGGTCCAGGTTCCGCTTATCGTAACCAAGGAAAGCGGCATCAATGATTATCTTGACCGGGATGGTTCACGTACGCCCATCGAATTTCCTTGCGGGCTCGGTCTTGAAAAAAGAATCGAAGCCCAGGTGGTTCAGGCGGCCACGAAATGGAAACGGATGGCCTTGAAGCAATTCGGCTGTGAAGTGGGCGAAGGCATCTGTACAGATATGAGGGCGGTTAGAAAGGATTACTTCCTGGACCATGACCATAGCGCCTATGTGGATCAATGGGATTGGGAACGGGTTATCACTAAAGATATGCGCAATCTGGATTTTTTGCGGGATGTCGTGGAGAGAATCTGGTCGGTTATCTATGAGGCGGGTCAGATGGTCAAGAAAGACTTCCCAAGGCTCGATACCGATAAGTATCCAGATATTCCCAAAAAGCTGGAATTTTTTCACGCGGAGGAAATCTTGGAACGCTACCCGGACCTTACCCGCAAGCAACGAGAGACGATAATGGTCCGGGAGGTGCATCCGGCGATCTTTATCATCGGCATCGGGTATGTCCTGGAAGACGGTTACCCCCATGAGATGCGAGCGGCGGATTATGACGACTGGATCACGCCCACGATCAAAAAGAACGGAAAGCAATTTCATGGACTCAACGGCGATATTCTGGTCTGGAATCCGGTGACGAAGCGTCGTCATGAACTGACATCCATGGGTATCCGTGTGACCAAAGAGACCATGGTGCAGCAGCTCAAGGAGGCCGGGCAGGAGCATTTCCTCCAATTGCCCTACCACCAGGCGATCCTCAATGATGAGATACCACTAAGCATTGGAGGCGGTATAGGTCAGTCACGTACATTCATGTATTTGTTAAGAACCGCTCACATTGGAGAGGTAAGCACTACGGTCTGGCCCGATGTTCTCAAAGCGATTTGTAAAAGAAAAAATATTCACGTATTGGAATAA
- a CDS encoding ABC transporter substrate-binding protein: protein MTMKHLYSLLIICLAVVMITVNPLMGQMNAEERPTSQSTNANKTENRYGGIYRAPLLNNPSTLDPAYVQDMYGVTVVQQLFDGLVQFSPDLFVIPALAENWQAEESGKVYRFRLRNDAHFHNGRKIVSHDIIFSLTRLFRIDPPPAILPHLLRISGAKEYAEKKLETISGLTAVDDRTLVIRLEEPYAPFLIALGMYQAKIVPAEELEKGEDYFAHHPVGSGPFKFSSWEENEKIKLEKFSDYYAGSPYLDGIDFFIYPGGQLDEVFADFQKNVLDEMPVYGKIRERLAVDKNIKMIHRPSLSLLFYGFNCQNPRFKDPRIRKELSEALDRQELVSQIYRGQFEIARSIIPPGLPGYLPENERIEREKRRRFKDPGAQVSEELKKIGPVEIVSNVQSPFSQAELNYVRECWARLGISTDIKYITNWAEFERYLKSDGLQIFRYAWFADIPDPDNFLQPLFASDSQNNFMRYKDNKVDKMLRDAVGMLDPIARAEMYQQLQRTILDSVPIIPLLYLSVDSAYQPFVQGIQVSPLGAHTMSYHRVWVK from the coding sequence ATGACAATGAAACACCTTTATTCACTCTTGATCATTTGCCTGGCAGTCGTGATGATCACCGTGAACCCTCTGATGGGCCAGATGAATGCCGAAGAGAGGCCGACATCGCAAAGCACTAATGCCAATAAAACCGAAAACCGTTACGGAGGCATATATAGAGCCCCTTTGCTGAACAATCCAAGTACACTAGATCCTGCATATGTTCAAGACATGTATGGTGTAACCGTTGTTCAGCAACTTTTTGACGGTTTGGTTCAATTCAGCCCGGACCTGTTTGTGATACCAGCACTGGCCGAAAACTGGCAGGCGGAAGAAAGTGGCAAGGTCTATCGCTTTAGGTTGCGAAATGATGCACATTTTCATAATGGTAGGAAAATCGTTTCGCACGATATAATATTTTCATTGACTCGTCTTTTTCGCATTGATCCTCCCCCGGCTATTCTTCCCCATTTGCTTAGAATTTCAGGTGCCAAAGAGTATGCCGAAAAGAAATTGGAAACGATTTCAGGCTTGACCGCCGTGGATGATCGTACTCTTGTGATCCGGTTGGAAGAACCGTATGCACCTTTTCTCATTGCTCTCGGAATGTACCAGGCGAAGATTGTTCCTGCCGAGGAGTTGGAGAAGGGGGAAGATTATTTTGCCCATCATCCTGTGGGAAGCGGGCCCTTCAAGTTTTCCTCCTGGGAGGAGAATGAAAAGATCAAACTTGAAAAGTTCTCCGATTACTATGCCGGAAGCCCCTATCTGGATGGTATAGATTTCTTCATCTATCCAGGAGGTCAGCTGGACGAAGTTTTTGCTGACTTTCAGAAGAATGTTTTGGATGAAATGCCTGTTTATGGAAAAATTCGAGAGAGATTGGCGGTGGACAAGAACATCAAGATGATTCACCGTCCCTCATTGAGTCTTCTTTTCTACGGATTTAACTGTCAGAATCCTCGCTTTAAGGACCCCAGAATTAGAAAAGAATTGTCGGAGGCTCTTGACCGCCAGGAGCTGGTATCTCAAATTTACCGTGGCCAGTTTGAAATCGCACGCAGTATCATCCCCCCAGGTTTACCGGGGTATCTTCCAGAAAATGAAAGAATTGAAAGAGAGAAGCGAAGGCGTTTCAAGGACCCTGGCGCCCAAGTTTCCGAAGAGTTGAAAAAAATAGGTCCGGTTGAAATCGTCTCAAATGTTCAATCGCCCTTTTCGCAGGCGGAGCTGAATTATGTCCGGGAATGCTGGGCCCGGCTCGGAATTTCTACAGACATAAAGTATATTACGAACTGGGCAGAGTTTGAGCGATATCTGAAATCCGACGGTCTGCAGATTTTTCGATATGCCTGGTTTGCAGACATTCCGGATCCGGACAATTTTTTACAACCCCTTTTTGCCAGTGACTCTCAAAACAATTTCATGCGGTATAAAGACAATAAAGTCGATAAAATGCTGCGGGATGCGGTTGGAATGCTCGATCCCATAGCACGCGCTGAAATGTATCAGCAACTGCAGAGGACGATCCTTGATTCAGTCCCGATTATTCCCCTCTTGTATTTGAGTGTCGATTCGGCCTATCAACCTTTTGTCCAGGGCATCCAGGTGAGTCCCCTGGGAGCGCATACCATGTCTTATCATCGTGTGTGGGTGAAATAG
- a CDS encoding sensor histidine kinase — MQNSPLKIRILKSPRYIPLRFRFILLSSFLLILLLGTITAFLVAQQSRSIRSQVERKGLAIAQSLAATSKVALVTYNYISLEQSANEASKDPDIISVIIHDKEGRVAGYSGRVDLQGKFLDDEESRKAVSATEPLAQQEILENLKKPVLDTVVPVYVPGSDLRWGTVRVILSLEPMYHQLRLTQLIIFAIGTVALLFGILVSSLVARRITRPLGYLTQATLEAAQGNLDQKIDVRTGDEVEVLASNFSKMIKEILVQKQQLENQLEEIRHLQRYTEKLLTTMNDGLLSVNHGGAVATVNPAACRLLGIDPGIERGTSATEVLEHVPELLEYIQSKLESPVGATQQQIRLTKRAETRVILASCSPLLKRDGTLEELITNLHDITELKKLEARIRQTERLAALGTLAAGMAHEIRNPLSAIKTFVQLLPRKLEKPGFLEKFNRTVPRELERINRLVDDLLELSRDPRYRFDWVDIKSLLQQCAELFEMDFRAADIRFELQFSSDIPLVRADADQLVKAFQNLIRNAVQAMLGGGFLKVEASSVLDKQKEDEYQHHGGWVCIRFKDTGPGIHAEDFKHIFNPFFTTKDSGTGLGLAITHKVITEHGGHIDVTSSVGAGTCFSVYLPHEKLDRKAFS; from the coding sequence ATGCAAAACTCGCCTCTCAAAATCAGAATTCTGAAATCACCCCGCTATATACCGCTGAGGTTTCGCTTTATTCTTCTCAGTTCCTTCCTGTTGATTCTGTTGCTCGGTACCATAACCGCTTTCCTGGTCGCTCAGCAAAGCCGAAGCATTCGCAGTCAAGTGGAGCGAAAAGGGTTGGCTATAGCACAAAGCCTGGCGGCGACCTCCAAGGTTGCTTTAGTTACCTATAACTATATCTCGCTTGAACAGTCGGCCAACGAGGCATCCAAAGACCCCGATATCATCTCTGTGATTATTCATGACAAGGAAGGGCGTGTAGCCGGATATAGCGGTCGTGTAGATTTACAGGGAAAGTTTTTGGATGATGAAGAAAGCCGGAAAGCTGTTTCCGCAACAGAACCATTGGCTCAGCAGGAGATTCTGGAAAATTTGAAGAAACCCGTGCTCGATACGGTGGTTCCCGTATATGTTCCCGGTTCGGATTTGCGCTGGGGAACGGTCCGGGTGATTCTATCGCTGGAACCGATGTACCATCAACTCCGCTTGACTCAGTTGATCATTTTTGCCATTGGAACCGTGGCGCTTCTGTTTGGCATCCTTGTCTCAAGTCTAGTTGCACGAAGAATAACCCGTCCTTTGGGATATCTCACTCAGGCTACTCTGGAAGCGGCTCAGGGAAATCTGGATCAGAAGATCGATGTGCGCACCGGAGATGAAGTGGAGGTATTGGCCTCCAATTTCTCCAAAATGATAAAAGAAATCCTTGTACAAAAACAGCAGCTGGAAAATCAATTGGAAGAAATCCGGCATCTGCAGCGGTACACGGAAAAGCTTTTGACCACGATGAATGATGGTTTGCTTTCCGTGAACCATGGGGGAGCCGTTGCCACTGTCAACCCTGCGGCCTGCAGGTTGCTTGGCATAGATCCAGGGATTGAACGAGGGACATCTGCTACAGAGGTACTGGAGCATGTCCCCGAGTTGCTTGAATACATACAAAGTAAACTTGAGAGTCCAGTCGGTGCTACTCAGCAGCAGATTAGGCTGACAAAACGAGCTGAAACACGGGTCATCCTCGCCAGCTGCAGTCCCCTTTTGAAGAGGGATGGTACTCTCGAAGAACTTATCACAAACCTGCATGACATTACCGAGTTGAAAAAATTGGAAGCCCGCATTCGTCAGACAGAGAGGCTGGCTGCATTGGGGACATTGGCTGCAGGTATGGCTCATGAGATTCGAAATCCCCTTTCTGCCATCAAAACATTTGTACAGTTGCTTCCACGGAAACTCGAAAAACCGGGCTTTCTGGAAAAATTCAATCGCACCGTGCCACGAGAATTGGAACGAATCAATCGACTGGTCGATGATTTGTTGGAATTGTCGAGAGATCCAAGATATCGTTTTGACTGGGTGGATATCAAATCCCTGCTGCAACAGTGTGCAGAGTTGTTCGAAATGGATTTTAGGGCGGCTGACATTCGCTTTGAATTGCAGTTTTCTTCAGACATCCCTCTTGTGAGGGCGGATGCAGACCAACTTGTGAAAGCTTTTCAAAATCTCATTCGAAATGCTGTTCAAGCCATGTTGGGGGGAGGCTTTTTGAAGGTGGAAGCGTCGAGTGTCCTGGATAAGCAAAAAGAAGACGAGTATCAGCATCATGGCGGGTGGGTTTGCATTCGCTTCAAAGACACTGGACCCGGAATTCATGCGGAAGATTTCAAGCACATTTTTAATCCATTTTTTACGACAAAGGATAGCGGTACCGGTCTCGGTTTGGCCATCACACACAAGGTGATTACCGAACATGGAGGACACATAGATGTTACGAGCAGCGTTGGAGCAGGCACTTGCTTTTCGGTTTATCTGCCTCACGAGAAGTTGGACCGGAAGGCTTTTTCTTGA